In Candidatus Hydrogenedens sp., the DNA window TATCTCCTTTTTATTGTTTTGGTTTATTACTTATATATCATTTGTTTTATTTATTTCATCGGTGCTATTTCTCTTCTGTCTTTCCTGATATTTCACATACAAGTCGGGTCTTTTCCGTTTTGTCCTTTCGATAGCTTGCAATTCACGCCATTTTTTTATCTCAATGTGATTTCCTGACAATAACACTTCTGGAACTTTCATACCACGATATTCTGGTGGTTTCGTATATTGTGGATATGAAAGTAAACCATTATACAAGGAATCACTGGTCACAGATTCCCATTCACCGACAACACCTGGCAACATTCGACTTACCGCCTCTATAACTACAAGTGCTGGTAATTCACCGCCACTTAAAACATAATCTCCTATAGATAATTCTTCGGTTATAAGACCATCAACAACTCGTTCATCTACTCCTTCATATCTACCACATATCAATACAAAATCTTTCCATTGAGCCATTTCTTTCAGTTTATCCTGAGTTAAAACCTGACCAGCAGGAGAGAGAAGAATCACATGTTCCAGAGTATTTTGTTCTCTCAAACTTTCCACTGCTGTAAAAATTGGTTCACACTTCATCACCATGCCAGGACCACCCCCATAAGGAGTATCGTCTACTGACTTATGTTTATCCGTTGCAAAATCTCTTATATTATGTACGTTCACTTTAATAATTTCCTCTTGAATCGCTTTTCCTAACAAACTATGATGAAGCGGAACGGTAAAGAACTCAGGGAATATTGTTAATACATCTATTTGCAATGTCATGTTTTCTCAATACTGTTTTCACCAACCTTAATTATTCAAGGACTTCCAGATTTACTCTTTTCAATAATTTTATTGACGCTATATTTAATAGTGTCCGAATGGCTTTAATTGTTTTACCATTCCTTCCAATAACTCTTCCCATATCTTCTTTGTTCACCTTTAATTGAAGGATAATCTTATCTTCTGATTCTATTGAAGATATGGTAACTTCTTCTGGATTTTTAACCAGTTTTTTTACAATAAATTCGACCAACTCTTTCACAACTCAACTCCATACATTTAATTATACATTACTATTTTTAGTATTCGTTGTCACACCTGTCTTTCGCATTAATGTCTTTACAGTGTCCGATGGAAGTGCACCTTTCTCTAACCATGCTTTCAATTTTTCACCATCGATTTGGGTTATTGGATTTGGACGTGCCTTTGGTTGATAATAACCAATAATGTCTATTTCTTTGCCTTGTCTTCTTTCTCTTGAATCCATAACCACAATCCGATAATAGGGGTCATGTGTTCTACCACCTTTTTTTAATCGTATTACCGTTGCCATAATTTTCCTTTCCTTTATATGTTAATGTTTTATTTTAATTGCTTTTATTTTCATCACATCATGCCTCCTGGCATAAATGGACCAATCCCTTTGGGAATCTTCCCTTTGGGTCCTTTTACCATGTCTTTCATCATCTTACGCATCTTTTCAAAATCTTTCAAAAGTGCATTCACCTCTTGAACAGAGGTGCCACTGCCTTCTGCTATCCTTCTACGTCGACTTCCATTAATAATCTTTGGATTTCTCCGTTCTTCTTTTGTCATCGATAATATAATGGCCTCTGTATGCTTTAATTCATCTTCTGGCAAATCCATTCCAGCAGGAAGCATTTTCCCAACACCAGGAATTTTTTTCAATAAGTCCCCAAAACTACCCATTTTTTTAACCTGCCTCATCTGTTCAAGGAAATCTTCCAAATCCCAACTGGCTTTTCGGACTTTTTCCTGAAATTTCAAGGCTTGCTCTTTATCAACAACCTCTTGTGCCTTTTCGACTAATGATACAATATCCCCCATTCCCAATATCTGGTCTGCCATTCGTCTGGGATGAAACTGTTCTAATGCATCAATCTTTTCGCCAGTCCCGATAAATTTTATCGGACAGTTCGTCACCTCGATAATACTTAACGCTGCACCACCACGAGCATCACCATCCATCTGCGTCAACACTACTCCCGTAAGCGGAACATTATCGTGAAACTGTTTTGCTGAACGGACTGCATCTTGACCCATCATTGCATTCGCAACAAAAAGAATTTCATGAGGCTTTACTTGCTGGGCTATTTGTCGCACTTCCGCCATCATTTCAGTATCTATATGAAGTCTACCTGCAGTATCCAAAATGACAGTGTCACAACCTCGCAAATTTGCCTCACCTATTGACATCAATGCAATATCCACGGGGTTCATATCTGAACCTAACGAGAAATACTCAACTTCCGCTTGCTGTGCTAATATTTCCAACTGTTTGATTGCCGCAGGTCTATAAATATCACCCGCAACTAACATCGGTTTCTGACCTTTTTTCTTCTTTAGGTAATACGCCAACTTTGCCGCAGAGGTTGTTTTCCCTTGTCCTTGTAATCCAACCATCATAATAATTGTAGGTGGTGTTACTGCTTTCACAAGGTCTTTATTTTCACCACCCATAATTTCAACAAGTTCATCATAAACAATCTTTATAAGTTGTTGGGTCGGATTAATATTGTCTAAAACATTCTTTCCCAACGCTTTTTGCTGAACATCGTCAATAAACTT includes these proteins:
- a CDS encoding KH domain-containing protein; protein product: MKELVEFIVKKLVKNPEEVTISSIESEDKIILQLKVNKEDMGRVIGRNGKTIKAIRTLLNIASIKLLKRVNLEVLE
- the trmD gene encoding tRNA (guanosine(37)-N1)-methyltransferase TrmD, whose protein sequence is MTLQIDVLTIFPEFFTVPLHHSLLGKAIQEEIIKVNVHNIRDFATDKHKSVDDTPYGGGPGMVMKCEPIFTAVESLREQNTLEHVILLSPAGQVLTQDKLKEMAQWKDFVLICGRYEGVDERVVDGLITEELSIGDYVLSGGELPALVVIEAVSRMLPGVVGEWESVTSDSLYNGLLSYPQYTKPPEYRGMKVPEVLLSGNHIEIKKWRELQAIERTKRKRPDLYVKYQERQKRNSTDEINKTNDI
- the ffh gene encoding signal recognition particle protein — encoded protein: MFETLSKKLESAFKFFRGQLRLTEENMKEGLQIIRVALLEADVNYKVVKKFIDDVQQKALGKNVLDNINPTQQLIKIVYDELVEIMGGENKDLVKAVTPPTIIMMVGLQGQGKTTSAAKLAYYLKKKKGQKPMLVAGDIYRPAAIKQLEILAQQAEVEYFSLGSDMNPVDIALMSIGEANLRGCDTVILDTAGRLHIDTEMMAEVRQIAQQVKPHEILFVANAMMGQDAVRSAKQFHDNVPLTGVVLTQMDGDARGGAALSIIEVTNCPIKFIGTGEKIDALEQFHPRRMADQILGMGDIVSLVEKAQEVVDKEQALKFQEKVRKASWDLEDFLEQMRQVKKMGSFGDLLKKIPGVGKMLPAGMDLPEDELKHTEAIILSMTKEERRNPKIINGSRRRRIAEGSGTSVQEVNALLKDFEKMRKMMKDMVKGPKGKIPKGIGPFMPGGMM
- the rpsP gene encoding 30S ribosomal protein S16, which translates into the protein MATVIRLKKGGRTHDPYYRIVVMDSRERRQGKEIDIIGYYQPKARPNPITQIDGEKLKAWLEKGALPSDTVKTLMRKTGVTTNTKNSNV